A single genomic interval of Solimonas sp. K1W22B-7 harbors:
- the sufD gene encoding Fe-S cluster assembly protein SufD has product MLDLDTFRRAFEALPAPARTDARRKALDAFLAGGLPSTDLEEWKYTDLAPFAALSESALNPEAEAGAAGAGFSDALDALNAAFAGGASEQRIAANTQLEAPIRPADRAHQRHRLHLERGSEATLILNTSGEAVFQTIFADIRLDAGARLHLIRVNDAGADAHRLTRINLHLARDACADVVTIDLGGRLSRHDLNVDLAEPGASIHMHGLYAPAGNGHVDNHTRIEHRAPHCSSREQYRGIARDKARGVFNGMIRVHKDAQKTDSEQRIANLILSPGAEINAKPELEIYADDVKCAHGATFGQLDDEALFYLRSRGLPEATARALLTWTFAHEILQHIRLDDVRSRITKRLLRQLPDTAQLEALQ; this is encoded by the coding sequence ATGCTCGACCTCGACACTTTCCGCCGCGCCTTCGAGGCGCTGCCCGCGCCGGCGCGCACCGACGCGCGGCGCAAGGCACTGGACGCCTTTCTTGCCGGCGGCCTGCCCTCCACCGATCTCGAAGAGTGGAAGTACACCGACCTGGCGCCGTTCGCGGCACTGTCCGAGAGCGCGCTGAACCCCGAGGCTGAAGCCGGCGCTGCCGGCGCCGGTTTCAGCGACGCGCTGGACGCGCTCAACGCCGCCTTCGCCGGCGGCGCCAGCGAACAGCGCATCGCCGCCAACACGCAGCTCGAAGCACCGATCCGCCCGGCCGACCGCGCCCACCAGCGCCACCGCCTGCACCTGGAGCGCGGCAGCGAGGCGACGCTGATCCTCAACACCTCCGGCGAGGCGGTGTTCCAGACGATCTTCGCCGACATCAGGCTCGACGCCGGTGCACGCCTGCACCTGATCCGCGTCAACGACGCCGGTGCCGACGCGCACCGCCTGACGCGCATCAACCTGCACCTGGCACGCGACGCCTGCGCCGACGTGGTGACGATCGACCTCGGCGGCCGCCTGTCGCGCCACGATCTCAACGTGGATCTCGCCGAGCCCGGCGCGTCGATCCACATGCATGGCCTGTATGCGCCGGCCGGCAACGGTCACGTCGACAACCACACGCGCATCGAGCATCGCGCGCCGCATTGCAGCAGCCGCGAGCAGTACCGCGGCATCGCCCGCGACAAGGCGCGCGGCGTGTTCAACGGCATGATCCGCGTCCACAAGGACGCGCAGAAGACCGACTCCGAGCAGCGCATCGCCAACCTGATCCTGTCGCCCGGCGCCGAGATCAATGCCAAGCCGGAACTCGAGATCTACGCCGATGACGTGAAGTGCGCGCATGGCGCCACCTTCGGCCAGCTCGACGACGAGGCGCTGTTCTACCTGCGCTCGCGCGGCCTGCCGGAGGCCACCGCCCGCGCCCTGCTGACCTGGACCTTTGCCCACGAGATCCTGCAGCACATCCGCCTGGACGACGTGCGCAGCCGCATCACCAAGCGCCTGCTGCGCCAGCTGCCGGACACGGCGCAGCTGGAGGCCCTGCAGTGA
- the sufC gene encoding Fe-S cluster assembly ATPase SufC: MLEIKNLNARIDGKDILLGIDLRIGAGEVHAIMGPNGSGKSTLSKLLAGHEDYTVTKGSVTFDGADLLELSPEERAAKGIFLGFQYPVEIPGVSNMVFLKAALNAQRKVRGEKELDAADFLAWVKHRVKQMQMNPAMLSRGVNEGFSGGEKKRNEILQMLVLEPRLMVLDETDSGLDIDALKVVADGINLMRSKERSVLLVTHYQRLLDYVKPDYVHVLAGGRIVKSGGPELALELEEKGYGWIQQAA, encoded by the coding sequence ATGCTTGAAATCAAGAACCTGAACGCCCGCATCGACGGCAAAGACATCCTCCTCGGCATCGACCTGCGCATCGGCGCGGGCGAGGTGCACGCGATCATGGGGCCCAACGGCTCGGGCAAGTCGACGCTGTCGAAACTGCTCGCCGGCCACGAGGACTACACCGTCACCAAAGGCTCGGTGACGTTCGACGGTGCCGACCTGCTGGAGCTGTCCCCGGAGGAGCGCGCAGCCAAGGGCATCTTCCTGGGCTTCCAGTACCCGGTGGAAATCCCCGGCGTGTCGAACATGGTGTTCCTCAAGGCAGCGCTCAACGCGCAGCGCAAGGTGCGCGGCGAGAAGGAGCTGGATGCCGCCGACTTCCTGGCCTGGGTCAAGCATCGCGTCAAGCAGATGCAGATGAACCCGGCGATGCTGTCGCGCGGCGTCAACGAGGGTTTCTCGGGCGGCGAGAAGAAGCGCAACGAGATCCTGCAGATGCTGGTGCTGGAACCCCGGCTGATGGTGCTGGACGAGACCGACTCGGGCCTGGACATCGACGCGCTGAAGGTGGTGGCCGACGGCATCAACCTGATGCGCTCCAAGGAACGCTCGGTGCTGCTGGTGACGCATTACCAGCGCCTGCTGGACTACGTGAAGCCCGACTACGTGCACGTGCTGGCCGGTGGCCGCATCGTCAAGTCCGGCGGCCCGGAGCTGGCGCTGGAGCTGGAAGAAAAGGGCTACGGCTGGATCCAGCAGGCTGCCTGA
- the sufB gene encoding Fe-S cluster assembly protein SufB: MSTNTEDIQALVRNRTYSAGFITDVDSETIPPGLNEDVVHAISARKQEPEWLLEFRLKAYRRWLKMTQPTWAHVHYPQIDYQAISYYSAPKSMKDAPKSLDEVDPKLLETYKKLGIPLREQEMLAGVQPQVAVDVVFDSVSVGTTFRKKLAEAGVIFCSISEAVREHPELVRKYLGTVVPFADNFYAALNSAVFTDGSFVFIPKGVRCPMELSTYFRINERNTGQFERTLIIAEERSHVSYLEGCTAPQRDENQLHAAVVELVALDDAQIKYSTVQNWYPGDENGVGGIYNFVTKRGDCRGARAKISWTQVETGSAITWKYPSCILRGDDSVGEFYSVALTHHRQQADTGTKMIHIGKRTKSTIVSKGIAAGHGQQAYRGLVRILPGAEGARNYTQCDSLLIGDKCGAHTFPYTEIRNPSAILEHEATTSKIGEDQLFYARSRGIAEEDAVSMIVNGFCKDVFKELPMEFAVEAQKLLSVSLEGSVG; the protein is encoded by the coding sequence ATGTCCACCAATACCGAAGACATCCAGGCCCTGGTCCGCAACCGGACCTACTCGGCCGGTTTCATCACCGACGTCGATTCCGAGACGATTCCGCCGGGCCTGAACGAAGACGTGGTGCACGCCATCTCGGCGCGCAAGCAGGAGCCCGAGTGGCTGCTGGAATTCCGCCTCAAGGCCTACCGCCGCTGGCTGAAGATGACGCAGCCGACCTGGGCGCACGTGCATTACCCGCAGATCGACTACCAGGCGATCTCCTACTACTCGGCGCCCAAGTCCATGAAGGACGCGCCGAAGTCGCTGGACGAGGTCGACCCGAAGCTGCTGGAGACCTACAAGAAGCTGGGCATCCCGCTGCGCGAGCAGGAGATGCTGGCCGGCGTGCAGCCGCAGGTGGCGGTGGACGTGGTGTTCGACTCGGTTTCGGTGGGCACCACCTTCCGCAAGAAGCTGGCCGAGGCCGGCGTGATCTTCTGCTCGATCTCCGAGGCGGTGCGCGAGCACCCGGAGCTGGTGCGCAAGTACCTGGGCACCGTGGTGCCTTTCGCCGACAACTTCTACGCGGCGCTGAACTCGGCGGTCTTCACCGACGGTTCCTTCGTGTTCATCCCCAAGGGCGTGCGCTGCCCGATGGAGCTGTCCACCTACTTCCGCATCAACGAGCGCAACACCGGCCAGTTCGAGCGCACGCTGATCATCGCCGAGGAACGCAGCCACGTTTCCTATCTGGAAGGCTGCACCGCGCCGCAGCGCGACGAGAATCAGCTGCATGCGGCGGTGGTGGAACTGGTGGCGCTGGACGACGCGCAGATCAAGTATTCCACGGTGCAGAACTGGTACCCGGGCGACGAGAACGGCGTCGGCGGCATCTACAACTTCGTCACCAAGCGCGGCGACTGCCGCGGAGCGCGAGCCAAGATCAGCTGGACCCAGGTGGAGACCGGTTCGGCCATCACCTGGAAGTACCCGAGCTGCATCCTGCGCGGCGACGATTCGGTCGGCGAGTTCTACTCGGTGGCGCTGACGCATCATCGCCAGCAGGCCGACACCGGCACCAAGATGATCCACATCGGCAAGCGCACCAAGAGCACGATCGTGTCCAAGGGCATTGCCGCCGGCCACGGCCAGCAGGCCTATCGCGGCCTGGTGCGCATCCTCCCCGGTGCCGAGGGTGCGCGCAACTACACGCAGTGCGACTCGCTGCTGATCGGCGACAAGTGCGGCGCGCACACTTTTCCGTACACCGAGATCCGCAATCCCAGCGCGATCCTGGAGCACGAGGCCACCACCTCGAAGATCGGCGAAGACCAGCTGTTCTATGCGCGCTCGCGCGGCATCGCCGAGGAGGACGCCGTGTCGATGATCGTCAACGGCTTCTGCAAGGACGTGTTCAAGGAGCTGCCCATGGAATTCGCCGTCGAAGCCCAGAAGCTGCTTTCCGTTTCCCTTGAAGGATCCGTGGGCTAA